A single genomic interval of Streptomyces sp. NBC_00663 harbors:
- a CDS encoding YceI family protein, with protein sequence MTVAVETGTWQLDTAATTVGIKHRTMWNLVTVKGTFGAVNGQGEVRTDGSAVGTLTLDVASLDTKNAKRDTHLRSADFFDADNHPEITFAVRSAELRDGEKVHVIGQLTVRGISRPQSFTARLVGADADSVTLDTEFSVDRAQFGMGWNQLGMIRGLTTVTATLRFTRTAA encoded by the coding sequence ATGACCGTCGCCGTCGAAACCGGGACCTGGCAGCTCGACACCGCCGCCACGACCGTGGGGATCAAACACAGGACGATGTGGAACCTGGTCACCGTGAAGGGCACCTTCGGCGCCGTCAACGGTCAGGGCGAGGTACGGACCGACGGGTCGGCCGTGGGCACCCTGACCCTGGACGTGGCCTCCCTGGACACCAAGAACGCCAAGCGGGACACGCACCTGAGGTCCGCCGACTTCTTCGACGCCGACAACCACCCCGAGATCACCTTCGCGGTGCGCAGCGCCGAGCTGCGCGACGGGGAGAAGGTTCATGTGATCGGTCAGCTGACCGTGCGCGGCATCAGCCGTCCGCAGTCCTTCACCGCCCGGCTCGTCGGCGCGGACGCCGACTCGGTCACCCTGGACACCGAGTTCTCCGTGGACCGCGCGCAGTTCGGCATGGGCTGGAACCAGCTGGGCATGATCCGCGGCCTCACCACGGTCACCGCCACACTGCGGTTCACCCGGACGGCAGCCTGA
- a CDS encoding MarR family winged helix-turn-helix transcriptional regulator, whose amino-acid sequence MAADSHHPDHSDCPASASDGLLPAELHAWMLMLAATGAVEQELRSVVKERLDVSHDEFLILCLLAGHSGEALRMTRVAELLGRPKTRLTYQIACLQHAGLITRQSVCGDKRGVEVALTEKARGLLKDASATLAETVTEGLSRVMGPAQCEALRALIPEATTEPVDP is encoded by the coding sequence ATGGCCGCCGACTCCCACCACCCCGACCACTCCGACTGCCCCGCGTCCGCGAGTGACGGGCTGCTCCCCGCGGAACTGCACGCCTGGATGCTGATGCTGGCCGCGACCGGGGCCGTCGAGCAGGAGCTGCGCTCCGTGGTCAAGGAGCGGCTGGACGTCTCCCACGACGAGTTCCTGATCCTGTGCCTGCTGGCCGGACACTCCGGCGAGGCGCTGCGCATGACCCGCGTCGCCGAACTCCTCGGCCGCCCCAAGACTCGCCTCACCTACCAGATCGCCTGCCTCCAGCACGCGGGCCTGATCACCCGCCAGTCCGTCTGCGGCGACAAACGAGGCGTAGAGGTGGCCCTCACCGAAAAGGCCCGAGGCCTGCTCAAAGACGCCTCCGCAACCCTCGCCGAGACGGTCACTGAGGGCCTGTCCCGCGTCATGGGCCCGGCCCAGTGCGAGGCGCTGCGCGCGCTGATACCGGAGGCGACGACGGAGCCCGTCGACCCGTAA
- a CDS encoding FAD-binding and (Fe-S)-binding domain-containing protein, whose product MPTLESALRHRVDGEVRFDAGSRAAYSTDASNFRQTPIGVVVPRTPEAAAEAVAVAREYDAPVLSRGGGTSLAGQCTNTAVVIDWSKYCGRLESVDADARTCVVQPGIVLDDLNRRLAPTGLRFGPEPATHANCTLGGMIGNNSCGATAQAYGKVVDNIARLEVLLYDGTRFWCGPTSDEEYAAIERQGDLRATLYRHLRALRDTHADEIRHRFPDIPRRVSGYNLDSLLPEHGFDVAGLLVGSESTLVTVLRAELKLVPVVKEQTLVVLGFPDIDTAADAVPAILPYEPIALEGVDSRLIRDERIKRLNPKARAQLPEGNAYLMVQFGGDTVEESDEHAHRMLDALHESEHDATVAFLDDPSHEAELWQVREAGLGATAHIPGRPDTFEGWEDSAVPPERLGDYLRRLRHLYDEFGYLSDTGPSLYGHFGQGCVHTRIPFDLYSADGVAAYRRFMERAADLVAEFGGSFSGEHGDGQSRGELLPRMFGEQLVAAFEELKGAFDPLNRMNPGKVVTPYRLDENLRLGGDWAPYAPKDLHFQFPDDGGSFADAANRCVGVGKCRQLTSEGSVMCPSYQVTREEEHSTRGRARLLFEMLDGHGDSAIQDGWRSRAVHDALDLCLACKGCKSDCPADVDMATYKAEFLSHHYEGRWWRRPRAHLSMGWLPLVAQAVGRSRLGPAVNALTHTPVLSRAAVAAAGVENREIPLFAGETLQQWFARHEPYGDGSRGSVLLWPDTFTNHFHPHVGRAAVALLEHAGWRVELPTEPLCCGLTWISTGQLGVAERVLGRTVRRLAPHVRDDGLVVTLEPSCSAVFRSDAGDLFPGDRDVRRLRDRTVTLAELLTEHSPGYVPPQVPERSARALAQVHCHQHAVLGWDADAALLRRAGVDAERLDSGCCGLAGNFGFEPGHLDVSEACAERVLLPRLREAAPETVVLADGFSCRTQIAEFDSGGHEAVHLAELLAVGLPDGSAPGSAYGVAPGVRPAPPGRRAQALALAGSGAAAGAAIGAAIGAARLLRR is encoded by the coding sequence ATGCCCACCCTGGAATCAGCCCTCCGTCACCGCGTGGACGGCGAGGTCCGCTTCGATGCCGGGTCCCGTGCCGCCTACTCCACCGATGCCTCCAACTTCCGGCAGACCCCGATCGGCGTGGTCGTGCCGCGTACCCCCGAGGCCGCGGCCGAGGCCGTGGCGGTCGCCCGGGAGTACGACGCCCCCGTGCTGTCCCGGGGTGGCGGTACCAGCCTCGCCGGTCAGTGCACCAACACCGCGGTGGTGATCGACTGGTCGAAGTACTGCGGTCGTCTCGAATCCGTGGACGCCGACGCCCGTACCTGCGTCGTCCAGCCCGGCATCGTCCTGGACGACCTCAACCGCCGGCTCGCCCCCACCGGGCTCAGGTTCGGCCCGGAACCGGCCACGCACGCCAACTGCACGCTCGGCGGCATGATCGGCAACAACTCCTGCGGCGCCACCGCCCAGGCGTACGGCAAGGTCGTGGACAACATCGCGCGCCTGGAGGTGCTCCTCTACGACGGCACCCGGTTCTGGTGCGGCCCCACCAGTGACGAGGAGTACGCCGCGATCGAACGGCAGGGCGACCTGCGCGCCACCCTCTACCGCCATCTGCGCGCCCTCCGTGACACCCACGCCGACGAGATCCGCCACCGCTTCCCGGACATCCCCCGCCGGGTCTCCGGCTACAACCTCGACTCCCTCCTGCCCGAGCACGGCTTCGACGTCGCCGGCCTGCTCGTCGGCAGCGAGTCGACGCTGGTGACCGTCCTGCGCGCCGAACTGAAGCTGGTGCCGGTGGTGAAGGAGCAGACGCTGGTCGTCCTCGGCTTCCCGGACATCGACACGGCCGCCGACGCCGTACCCGCGATCCTGCCGTACGAGCCGATCGCGCTCGAAGGCGTCGACTCACGGCTGATCCGGGACGAGCGGATCAAGCGTCTCAATCCGAAGGCGCGCGCCCAACTCCCCGAGGGAAACGCCTATTTGATGGTGCAGTTCGGCGGTGACACCGTCGAGGAGTCCGATGAGCACGCGCACCGGATGCTGGACGCACTGCACGAGTCCGAGCACGATGCCACGGTCGCCTTCCTCGACGACCCGTCCCACGAGGCGGAGTTGTGGCAGGTCCGCGAGGCCGGCCTCGGCGCCACCGCGCACATCCCGGGCCGGCCCGACACCTTCGAGGGCTGGGAGGACTCGGCGGTACCGCCCGAGCGGCTCGGCGACTATCTGCGCCGACTGCGGCACCTGTACGACGAGTTCGGGTATCTCAGCGACACCGGGCCCAGCCTGTACGGCCACTTCGGTCAGGGGTGCGTGCACACCCGGATCCCCTTCGACCTGTACTCGGCCGACGGGGTCGCCGCGTACCGGCGGTTCATGGAGCGGGCGGCCGATCTGGTCGCCGAGTTCGGCGGCTCGTTCTCCGGTGAGCACGGCGACGGGCAGAGCCGGGGCGAGCTGCTGCCGCGAATGTTCGGGGAGCAACTGGTCGCCGCGTTCGAGGAGTTGAAGGGTGCCTTCGACCCGCTCAACCGGATGAACCCCGGGAAGGTCGTGACGCCGTACCGCCTCGACGAGAACCTCAGGCTCGGCGGTGACTGGGCCCCGTACGCCCCGAAGGACCTGCATTTCCAGTTCCCGGACGACGGCGGCTCCTTCGCCGATGCCGCCAACCGCTGTGTGGGCGTGGGCAAATGCCGGCAGCTGACCAGCGAGGGGTCGGTGATGTGCCCGTCGTACCAGGTCACCCGGGAGGAGGAGCACTCCACGCGGGGCCGGGCGCGGCTGCTGTTCGAGATGCTCGACGGTCATGGCGACAGCGCGATCCAGGACGGTTGGCGGTCACGGGCGGTGCACGACGCGCTCGATCTGTGTCTGGCCTGCAAGGGCTGCAAGAGCGACTGTCCGGCCGACGTCGACATGGCGACGTACAAGGCGGAGTTCCTCTCCCATCACTACGAGGGCCGCTGGTGGCGCAGGCCCCGCGCGCACCTGTCGATGGGCTGGCTGCCGCTGGTGGCGCAGGCCGTGGGCCGCTCCCGGCTCGGCCCGGCCGTGAACGCGCTCACCCACACCCCGGTCCTGTCGAGGGCGGCCGTGGCCGCCGCCGGGGTGGAGAACCGGGAGATTCCGCTGTTCGCCGGGGAGACGCTGCAACAGTGGTTCGCCCGCCATGAGCCGTACGGCGACGGTTCGCGCGGCAGTGTCCTGCTGTGGCCGGACACCTTCACCAACCACTTCCATCCGCACGTCGGCCGGGCCGCCGTGGCCCTGCTGGAGCACGCGGGCTGGCGGGTGGAGCTGCCGACCGAGCCGCTGTGCTGCGGGCTGACCTGGATCTCCACCGGGCAACTGGGCGTCGCCGAGCGGGTGTTGGGCCGTACCGTACGACGTCTCGCGCCGCATGTGCGGGACGACGGGCTGGTGGTCACGCTGGAGCCGAGCTGCTCGGCGGTGTTCCGCTCCGACGCGGGCGACCTGTTCCCCGGCGACCGGGACGTACGACGGCTGCGCGACCGGACGGTGACGCTCGCGGAGCTGCTCACCGAGCACTCCCCCGGCTATGTACCCCCACAGGTCCCGGAGCGGTCCGCGCGCGCCCTGGCCCAGGTGCACTGCCATCAGCACGCGGTCCTCGGCTGGGACGCCGACGCCGCGCTGCTGCGGCGGGCCGGTGTCGACGCCGAGCGCCTGGACTCCGGGTGCTGCGGGCTGGCCGGGAACTTCGGCTTCGAGCCGGGCCATCTGGACGTGAGCGAGGCCTGCGCGGAGCGCGTCCTGCTGCCGAGGCTGCGGGAGGCCGCGCCGGAGACGGTGGTCCTGGCCGACGGTTTCAGCTGCCGTACCCAGATCGCCGAGTTCGACAGCGGCGGCCATGAGGCGGTCCATCTGGCGGAGCTGCTGGCGGTGGGGCTGCCGGACGGCAGCGCTCCGGGCAGCGCGTACGGGGTGGCCCCGGGCGTCCGCCCGGCGCCTCCGGGACGGCGGGCCCAGGCGCTCGCGCTGGCGGGGAGCGGGGCGGCGGCGGGTGCCGCGATCGGGGCGGCGATCGGGGCGGCGCGGCTGCTACGACGGTGA